Genomic window (Saccharomyces cerevisiae S288C chromosome X, complete sequence):
GGGCACTCAATACCATCCAGAGTATACATCGAAGGTGCTGGAACCATCAAGACCGTTTTGGGGGCTTGTGGCCGCAGCCTCCGGCACACTTGGTGAAGTGATCAAGGACATAAATCTAAGCGAgggaaatgaaaatgaatgaattgATGCGCTTACTACTTACTTACATACGGTTTTTATTcaagtatattatcattaaCATTAGTTGGTTAGACCAATGACACCACAGGCTGGTCTTGGACCGGCATTACCAGTCTTCAAAGATTCTTCAGTGTCACCCTTACCTAAGTCATCTTGGCCGGCGTGGATAACGACGCTTCTGCCTACAACGGAGGTAGGACCGATAAGCTTGATCAAAGAGTCCTTGAAGGAGCCCTTGGCCACACCATTTTCGTCCGTCTTTACGTTACCCATGTCACCGACATGTCTGACTTCGTCAGTTGGAGCACCATGTGTCTTCTTGAAAGGATTGAAGTGAGGACCAGCAGAGACACAACCATTGGTGGCATCTCCAAACTCATGAATGTGGAACCCACGTTCTGCGTTAGGACTGTTACCAGCGATCTCGTAAGAGACAGTGGTTGGCTCGGATTCGGAAGCCT
Coding sequences:
- the SOD1 gene encoding superoxide dismutase SOD1 (Cytosolic copper-zinc superoxide dismutase; also sulfide oxidase; detoxifies superoxide and hydrogen sulfide; stabilizes Yck1p and Yck2p kinases in glucose to repress respiration; phosphorylated by Dun1p, enters nucleus under oxidative stress to promote transcription of stress response genes; abundance increases under DNA replication stress; localization to mitochondrial intermembrane space is modulated by MICOS complex; human ortholog SOD1 implicated in ALS complements a null allele) codes for the protein MVQAVAVLKGDAGVSGVVKFEQASESEPTTVSYEIAGNSPNAERGFHIHEFGDATNGCVSAGPHFNPFKKTHGAPTDEVRHVGDMGNVKTDENGVAKGSFKDSLIKLIGPTSVVGRSVVIHAGQDDLGKGDTEESLKTGNAGPRPACGVIGLTN